GAGAACCGGTGAGTTCCTCCTTCTCTGGCTCTCGCTCATTGGAAGGGACGATTACCTCTTTCTGATGACGCGAGACAGGGGATTGAGCCTTGAGCTCGTCGCCCTCGACCCTTCAAAGGCCCTGGGCTTCATAAAGGACGTCCAGAGTGCAATCTTCATGTCCGGGACGCTCACACCGCTCGAGGCTTTCCGCGACGTTATGGGAGTAAGCAACGCGAGGCTGAGGAAGTTCCCGAGGATGATAAAGAGGGAAAACGCCCTCGTGCTCGTCGCCAAGGACGTCTCCACGAGGGGGGCCGAGAGGTCGCTTGAGGTGTACAGGAGAACGGCAGACTACATAGTGGAGGCCGCGAAGATAATCCCCAAGAACGTCGGGGTCTTCACGGCCTCGTACGAGGTTCTGCAGGGGCTGCTCTCAACCAACCTCCAGGTGAGGCTTGAGGAGACCGGAAAGGCGGTCTTCATCGAAAAACAGGGGGTTTCCTCCAAGGAGAACGACCTCATGGTGGCCCAGTTCAAGGCCCACGCGAAGGCCAACGGGGCGGTTCTGCTCGGCGTGATGGGGGGCAGGAACAGCGAGGGGCAGGACTACTCCGGGGACGAGATGAACGGGGTCATCCTGGTGGGTCTGCCGTACGCACGCCCGACCCCTAGGACCGAGGCCCAGGTGAGGTACTTTGAGAAGAAGTTCCCTGGAAAGGGGCGCTACTACGGCTATTACCTACCAGCGCACAGGAAACTCGTCCAGGCAGCGGGAAGGGTGCACCGTTCGGCAGAGGAGAAGGGGAGCATAGTGATCCTCGATTACAGGGCCATGTGGAGCAACATCAAAAAGGACTTCCCGGACTGGCTCAAGGAGGGGATAAAACCGGTCGACCTCGCCAGAATGAGGCTCTATCTGCGGCGGTTCTGGGCTAACGGACGGTGAATTCCTTCTCCACCCTCACCTTCGCCCCCTCGACGTAGGCGAATTTAACGATTCTGTACCTGCCGGGGGGAAGCTCGACCGGGAGCTTCTGCTCAACAGTTTCTCCGGGCACAAGGACGATTCTCCTCTCCACGAAAACAATTCCGGGATCCCTGCGATGCCAGAAACCTAAATACTCGTACAGCTCCACTTCGTTGGTAATCTCCACCTTGACAGTGTTGGGGTTGGAGATTCGGAGAACCAGCTCACCCTTCCTGGGTGTCACATCGATGTCAAGCTCAACCTGAGGAGGGGTGCCATAAGGTATGACGCCGAACCTCTCGTTCCCGGGAACCTTAACGATCTTCATCAACTGAAAAGTTGCGTTTCTTCCGATAAAATTTTCGGTGGTGTGCCCCCTGGGAGCGAAGGGGACTCACGGCTCGCCTCGCGCTCATCCCCCGCGGTTTCCAGGGGGCAAGAAAAGTTATGGAAAAGAGCCTGAAAAAGTTTCTCATCCCACTAAGGAGGACGTTCCGTAGGCCGCTACCGAGAGGAGCTGGATTACCCTGTAAGCATCCTCGACCGTCTCCACCTGAAAGGCCACCCTCTTCCCGTCGAGCCTCTCAGCAAAGGGAAGGAGCTCAGCGGTGTCCGCCATGTGACTTCCAAGGAAACGGATTTCGACGTTAACGGGTTCTTCCGTGGTTAGGGACTTCATCTCACCCTCGCTGAACTTTATCGAGGCTTCTGTTATCCCCGCGGTCAGGCGAGCTCTAACCTGAGCCATGCTGGGGCTCTTCGAAGAGTACCTTGAAATGGAATCTTTCAGCGGTACCCTCACCGCCCAGGGGGCATGAACCTTCACGTCCCCCTCCAGGAGAACTCTATCCCCCGCCACGAGGACAACTGGAATTCCCTTTTTCCCGAGGACGTAGGCGTTCAGGAGAAACTCGCTGACTTCTACGCCGTTTACCTTTATCCAGTCTATCGTGGCACTGCTGTACGTGTGGTCGAAGGATGCTCTTCCTGTTCCTGATTTCGCGTGATAACCCAGGAAAAGTGCAACATCGCTCCCCTCCACCCCGCTAACCATGCTAATAGGTCGGGGATAGCCCCTAACGAGTTCCACGTACTCCGGAAGTTTTGAGGGTATTACGTTCACCATTGGCCCGTGGCTGTCGGCAACGGTTATCTCATCGAAGCCGTTGCTGTAGAGGACTTCAGCGGCAATGTTAACGACCTCGGTGGCTATCTCCCTCGCTTCATCGTAGAGCGGAGTCCCCGGCCGGAGGTGGAGCGGAGAGGTCACGTAGGGCAACCCCTCAAGGTCTACCGAGATGAACGCCCTCATGTTCACTCCTCCGGGTACTCCTGGCAGGGGCAGAGCATCACGAGAACCCTCCTGTGCCTCGGTCCGTCGAGCTCGACGAACAGTATTCTCTGCCACGTCCCAAGGAGGAGCTCCCCCTCGTCAACGGGGATTACCAGCTCGGAGTTCAGGAGAAGCGAGGCCCTGAGGTGACTGTGGGCGTTGTGGTCTATCCTATCGTGGAGGTAGTCGGCACCCTTCGGCACGAGTTCCTTCATCTTGCTCTTAAAATCCTGGAGGAGGCCTTCCTCAGGCTCGTTTATCATGAGGCCGGTTGTGGTGTGCTTTGTGAACACAACGACAATCCCGTGCTTCAGCTTGCCCTCCCAGACCTTCTTCTGGACTTCATCCGTTATGTCCAGGATCTGGAACCCTTCCCTCGTGGGAACATCTATCGTGAAGAGCATGGAACCACCACTTTAAAATGGGAAGAAAAGTTTAAACGTTTGTCGATGGATTATGAGAGAACCTTAACCAGCTCCTCGAGTATTTCCCTTGAGGTTTTAACGCCGTCCTGAACGAGGTAGCGCAGGATCACCGCAAGCTCGTAAGCCTCTACGAGCTTTTCTCTTCTGGAATCACTGGATTTACCCTCAAAAAGTTCCCTTCGGAGGGTGTTGTAGATTTCACCGACCGCATCCCTGAAGAGGACTTCCTCACCAACGAGCTTGCCCTCCAGGATCGCGGAGGATAAATCTTTAACGTAATCAATGGGGTCTCCCTTAGATTCCCTTCGCATCATAATCCTTAGCCTTTCCATTAACGACCACCTTCTCGCTTATCTCCCTGTCGAGGGCGTTCAGGAGTATCTCAGCCACGAGGATGGAAGAGAACCGCGGATCCCTCACACCGAGGGCAACGTCAACTGCCTTTGAGACGTCACCCATCTTAAGTAGCCGGTGGGCGATGTCCGCCAGGACGACCGAGCGCAGGCGTTCGTCTTTTATGACCTCCGCGACCTTCATGGCACCCTCCACGTCACCCCTGACAAGGGAATACCTAGCTATCTTAACACGAACTTCTTCGCCCTTCGAGCGCTCCCATATAGCCCGTATAGTCTCCCAGTCCCCGTCGTCGGGCCTCTCCAAAAAGTGGTTCATAACTGCGCGGCCAACCTCTGCGGCCTCTTTGGAGTTCAGAACGCGGATGAACGATGGCAGGGCCCTGGGAGCAACGTCCACAAGCTTGAGGGCAGTTTCCACCATGGCGTTGCCGTCCCCGAACTTTCTCAAAAGATCAGCGGCCTCGACAGGCTCACCCGCAATGGCAAACGCTATCGCCAGTTCGACCTTGAAATCGTCCCCAAACTTCTCAACGAGTTCCTTTGCGAGGGCCTTCAAAGCCGGGACGTGCTTTTCAATGACATCCCTCTCCTTCAGGAAGAAGAGGGCCTCTTTGAAAGCCTGCTTTGCCCATTCCTTTACGTTAATCTCCTTGATAGCCCCAATCCCGTTCTCGTAACTCCCCATGAGGAAGTAGGATTTCATTATCTCAATTATTGCCTTGGAACGGTAGGGTTCGGAGGATACATGCTCCAGCGCCATTTTGCTCTTTCTTATTCTGTATGCAACCTTAACGCGCTCCGTTCCTATAAGAGAGGTGTTTCTGCGGATGATCTGAAGGAGAATGCTGTCCCTGAGCTCCTGGTTCTTTATCTCTACAGCGTACATAACCGCTTCGCTTATCTCGCCGAGGCCCAACATGTACCTGGCGGCGAGGGCCATGAGATCGTCACGCACGGGAGAGGGAAATGCCTTGGAATCCTCAACAACCCTAAGGTAAAGTTTTTTCGATGTGTTTAGTCCGGCTTTTTTCATCGAGTAACCTATTGAAAGAAGAGCCCTAAGCATCTTAACTGGGTCTTCGATTTCCTTGGTCGTCTCAATGGCCTTGAGAAAAACAAGTTTGAACTTCGCGTCCTTCACCTTTGCGAGACGCTCTCCAATTTTAGCATAGGTCGTTGCCCGGAGGTAAGGATCGCGTATGACTTCAACAGTATCGATTATTTCAGAGGTTAGCAATGAACCACCCCCGTAATAACCTTCCGAAACTAGAGTTCTTAACATTATCGGCCCAAATGCTTTTAAACGGGCAAGTAAAGCCTTTTCCATGTACGCAGTAATCTTTGGCAAGAATCCAGTCCTCAGCGAGGCAGAATTTTATTCGTTCGCCAAGAGATTCAGCCTAAAGGTTAAACCCATGGAGTCGAGCCGTTACTGGTTGTTATTCGGCTCTTCTCCCCAAGTTGAAAGGTACTTCTACTGGCTCGGCGGTTCTTTAAAGCTCGTCCGGATAGTCGGCGAGGGCGAGGAAGCTTTGAAAGACCTCGAGTACGCCAAGCTCTTCACGGTTAGCCTCTATGGGAGGAACGACTGGCAGTTCTGGAGGAAGCTCGGGAGCGAGATAAAGAGGGAGTTCAAAGAGGAGGGGCCCGCCAAGTTCTTCAAGCCTGCGAAGACCTACTCAATGCCAGCGGAGCTCATCCTGAAGGGTTTCCCTGAGGTCAAGGACTTCGTCTTCCTCTTCAGAGAAGACAGGAGCTTCCTCGTCGGAGAAACCATTAAGGTCACCGACCCCTTCGAGCTGAAGAAGCTCGACGTCGAGAGGCCTGTTCAGAAGCCCATCCTCTCAATCCCGCCCAGGCTCGCAAGGATAATGGTGAACCTGACGGAAATCCGAAAAGGGAGCTTTCTGGACCCGTTCTGCGGCATCGGAACGGTGGTTCAGGAGTTCGTCCTGCAGAGGCTGGATGCCCATGGGAGCGACCGCGACGAGGAGCAGATTAAGGCGGCAAAGAAGAACCTCACCTGGCTTAGGAAGGAGTTCAGGCTCAAGAACTCGGCCCATTTAGAAGTCTGCGACGCGAGAAAACTGAAGCACTGCTTCAGGCAGAGGTTCGACGCGATAGTCACCGAGCCGTACCTTGGAAAGCCCCTCAAGGGGAACCCTAGCAGGAGCGAAGCAATTAAACTCGCCAACGAGCTTGACCGCTTCTACTATCCGGTCTTCGAGAGCTTTGCCAACGTGCTGAAGAGGAACGGGAGGGTTGTTTTCGTCTTCCCAGCGTATAAGCTGAGTGGCGGTAGGATATACAGGAAGGAAAGGAAGTGGCTCGGAAAGCTCGGCTTTGAGATTCTTGGCAGATACCTTGACTACGAGGAGAGGCACAGGGTTGTCAGGGACATCCACGTGCTGCGGTACAGGGGATAAACCATTATGGGAGGAATGCAATAGTAAGATTGGTGATAACGTGGGAGACATAGTGGTTAGGGTGCCCCTGAGTGTGGACGAGAAGCTGGCGGACTTGATAGCAAAGACTATCTCTGAGAGACTAAAGACCCCTGCAAGGCTCAACGAGATGCTCAAGAACTCCGAGCTTTCAGAGGAGGATGCAGTAGAACTTGGAAGGAAAGCAAAAATGGGACGGGGCGAGTATCTTGGGGGAAGATATTTTTCTAGTGACTAACACGAACTTGCTCTTCTCGTTCTTCTGAAAAAAAATCGAACACCAAAGAACTCCCTGAGCTCCTTGGAATCACCCGATAAGCCTCTCGTGTTCCTGCTTCATACAGCGGTGAGCGACGACTGTAAGGCCAGCTTCTTTCGCCTTCTTGAACGCCGCCCAGTTGTAGGTATTGAACTGGAACCAGACCACTTTCGCGCCCTTCTTTATCGCCTGCTCTACGTAGTCCATCGTAAACTCAGGTCTCACGGATAGGTCAACGATTTCGACTTCATTCGGGATTTCAAGGACGTTCGAATAGCATTTCTTCCCAAGAACTTCCTCATAGCGCGGGTTCACGGGATAGACCTCGTAGCCGCGCTCAAGGAGATACCACATGACATCGTTGGAGTCGCGCTCCGGCTTTGGTGATGCCCCGACAAGGGCGATCTTCCGGTATTTCGTCAGTATTTTCCTAACTTCCTCATCACTTAACCTGTCAACTGGCATCTTCATTACCATGGCTATCCCCGAGGATTTGGAAAGCAATATTTAAAACTCTAACCGAGAAGTTTCTTCGATGAGAACATGGCCCTATACGAAGAGACCCTTACGAGTAGGGCGTTCCAGATCATCGTGCTGATTCCAATCCTTGCGATGCTCGCGGGTCTTTACAGTGCGTATCATGCGGGAGAGGGTTTTGGAATAATGCTCGCGACCACACTTGGAATT
The sequence above is a segment of the Thermococcus sp. Bubb.Bath genome. Coding sequences within it:
- a CDS encoding TRM11 family methyltransferase, which gives rise to MYAVIFGKNPVLSEAEFYSFAKRFSLKVKPMESSRYWLLFGSSPQVERYFYWLGGSLKLVRIVGEGEEALKDLEYAKLFTVSLYGRNDWQFWRKLGSEIKREFKEEGPAKFFKPAKTYSMPAELILKGFPEVKDFVFLFREDRSFLVGETIKVTDPFELKKLDVERPVQKPILSIPPRLARIMVNLTEIRKGSFLDPFCGIGTVVQEFVLQRLDAHGSDRDEEQIKAAKKNLTWLRKEFRLKNSAHLEVCDARKLKHCFRQRFDAIVTEPYLGKPLKGNPSRSEAIKLANELDRFYYPVFESFANVLKRNGRVVFVFPAYKLSGGRIYRKERKWLGKLGFEILGRYLDYEERHRVVRDIHVLRYRG
- a CDS encoding CoA-binding protein; its protein translation is MVMKMPVDRLSDEEVRKILTKYRKIALVGASPKPERDSNDVMWYLLERGYEVYPVNPRYEEVLGKKCYSNVLEIPNEVEIVDLSVRPEFTMDYVEQAIKKGAKVVWFQFNTYNWAAFKKAKEAGLTVVAHRCMKQEHERLIG
- a CDS encoding M55 family metallopeptidase produces the protein MRAFISVDLEGLPYVTSPLHLRPGTPLYDEAREIATEVVNIAAEVLYSNGFDEITVADSHGPMVNVIPSKLPEYVELVRGYPRPISMVSGVEGSDVALFLGYHAKSGTGRASFDHTYSSATIDWIKVNGVEVSEFLLNAYVLGKKGIPVVLVAGDRVLLEGDVKVHAPWAVRVPLKDSISRYSSKSPSMAQVRARLTAGITEASIKFSEGEMKSLTTEEPVNVEIRFLGSHMADTAELLPFAERLDGKRVAFQVETVEDAYRVIQLLSVAAYGTSSLVG
- a CDS encoding secondary thiamine-phosphate synthase enzyme YjbQ, with translation MLFTIDVPTREGFQILDITDEVQKKVWEGKLKHGIVVVFTKHTTTGLMINEPEEGLLQDFKSKMKELVPKGADYLHDRIDHNAHSHLRASLLLNSELVIPVDEGELLLGTWQRILFVELDGPRHRRVLVMLCPCQEYPEE
- a CDS encoding prenyltransferase, which produces MLTSEIIDTVEVIRDPYLRATTYAKIGERLAKVKDAKFKLVFLKAIETTKEIEDPVKMLRALLSIGYSMKKAGLNTSKKLYLRVVEDSKAFPSPVRDDLMALAARYMLGLGEISEAVMYAVEIKNQELRDSILLQIIRRNTSLIGTERVKVAYRIRKSKMALEHVSSEPYRSKAIIEIMKSYFLMGSYENGIGAIKEINVKEWAKQAFKEALFFLKERDVIEKHVPALKALAKELVEKFGDDFKVELAIAFAIAGEPVEAADLLRKFGDGNAMVETALKLVDVAPRALPSFIRVLNSKEAAEVGRAVMNHFLERPDDGDWETIRAIWERSKGEEVRVKIARYSLVRGDVEGAMKVAEVIKDERLRSVVLADIAHRLLKMGDVSKAVDVALGVRDPRFSSILVAEILLNALDREISEKVVVNGKAKDYDAKGI
- a CDS encoding immunoglobulin-like domain-containing protein gives rise to the protein MKIVKVPGNERFGVIPYGTPPQVELDIDVTPRKGELVLRISNPNTVKVEITNEVELYEYLGFWHRRDPGIVFVERRIVLVPGETVEQKLPVELPPGRYRIVKFAYVEGAKVRVEKEFTVR